In Candidatus Cohnella colombiensis, one DNA window encodes the following:
- a CDS encoding DUF4003 family protein, which produces MKEQTLSRLDLFVANSQLMKSKFIWQPTLIKRLASLLYAAEDKAIDIDAIQESYELIKKNTGVFSSLRGSSAISISALLSLSEEKNEQLSNTLAIYDMMKEVNFRASDFLVVAAYQIAAHTLPENYSHTVNRAKAFYVGMKAEHRFITGQNDYIYAAMLGMSSLDINYGLTRIEQLYATFKPHFHSGDSVQALAQVLVLGEENRELEARVLSMRGAFRERNVKLDHVHTLSTLGVLSLLPAEIDSIVNGVLEVNEYLRTKKGFGIWSVTKQELSMYSATLIAYEYMSDMKIGLLTSTLSTSLTNIIIAQQAAIAAAVATSAAVNTSSN; this is translated from the coding sequence TTGAAAGAACAAACGCTATCAAGACTTGATTTATTCGTTGCCAATTCACAATTAATGAAAAGCAAATTTATATGGCAGCCAACCTTAATCAAGCGACTCGCTTCGTTGTTATATGCCGCTGAGGATAAAGCAATTGACATAGATGCGATCCAAGAGAGCTATGAATTAATTAAGAAAAACACAGGTGTATTTTCTTCCTTACGTGGCAGCTCGGCAATAAGTATCTCTGCACTTCTCTCACTCTCCGAAGAGAAGAACGAACAGCTATCGAACACGCTCGCCATATACGACATGATGAAGGAAGTAAATTTTAGAGCATCGGACTTCCTTGTCGTTGCAGCCTATCAGATCGCAGCCCATACTCTTCCGGAAAACTATTCACATACAGTCAATAGAGCGAAGGCTTTCTATGTGGGTATGAAGGCTGAACATCGTTTCATCACAGGGCAGAATGACTATATCTATGCAGCTATGCTGGGTATGTCCAGCTTAGACATCAACTACGGCTTAACAAGGATTGAGCAGTTGTACGCAACATTCAAGCCACATTTTCACTCAGGTGACAGTGTACAAGCGTTGGCGCAAGTATTAGTTCTCGGCGAGGAAAATAGGGAGCTTGAGGCTCGTGTGCTTTCCATGCGTGGCGCATTTCGCGAACGAAATGTAAAGCTTGACCATGTACACACACTTTCGACACTTGGAGTATTATCATTATTACCTGCAGAGATTGATTCAATCGTCAACGGTGTCTTAGAAGTCAATGAATACCTGCGCACCAAGAAGGGATTTGGAATCTGGTCAGTAACGAAGCAGGAGCTATCTATGTACTCAGCAACACTGATTGCCTATGAATACATGTCGGATATGAAGATCGGCTTACTGACTTCCACTCTCTCCACAAGCCTCACCAACATCATTATCGCACAGCAAGCAGCTATTGCTGCTGCAGTTGCAACATCAGCTGCCGTCAATACTTCTTCGAATTGA
- a CDS encoding VOC family protein produces MQSIVPHLWFDREADEASRFYISLFEGSKIIDRTILNETPSGTSELIIVELAGQQFMLISAGPYFKFTPAISFVIACNTVAEVERLWDKLIEQGQALMPLGAYPFSEKFGWVADRYGLSWQVMYVGEREIKQKITPQLMFVGEQCGNAEEAMRFYTSVFQQSEIGEIRRYGEGALPNKVGTVLQESFMLNQHRFSAIDSAYNHEFQFSEAISFVVKCDTQEEIDYYWDKLSAVPEAEQCGWLKDKYGVSWQIVPAIMGELMQNKDPEKQAKVTEAFLKMKKFDIAELMRI; encoded by the coding sequence ATGCAAAGTATTGTCCCACACTTATGGTTTGATCGGGAGGCAGATGAGGCATCTCGCTTCTATATTTCCTTATTTGAAGGATCAAAGATCATCGACAGGACGATCCTGAACGAAACACCATCTGGCACATCCGAGTTGATTATTGTAGAGCTTGCAGGACAACAATTTATGTTGATCTCAGCGGGGCCCTATTTTAAATTTACACCAGCCATCTCGTTCGTTATTGCATGCAACACGGTCGCTGAAGTGGAGCGGTTATGGGATAAGCTGATAGAACAAGGCCAGGCACTTATGCCATTAGGCGCCTATCCATTTAGCGAAAAGTTTGGTTGGGTAGCTGATCGGTACGGCCTATCTTGGCAAGTGATGTACGTAGGAGAGAGGGAAATAAAGCAGAAGATCACACCGCAGCTCATGTTTGTTGGAGAGCAGTGTGGAAATGCTGAAGAAGCAATGCGGTTCTATACCTCTGTATTCCAGCAATCTGAAATAGGCGAAATCCGTCGCTATGGTGAGGGTGCGTTACCGAACAAGGTTGGCACGGTGCTACAAGAGAGCTTCATGCTTAATCAACATCGATTCTCGGCAATAGATAGTGCGTACAACCATGAATTTCAGTTTAGTGAAGCCATTTCTTTCGTGGTGAAATGCGATACGCAAGAAGAAATCGATTACTATTGGGACAAGCTATCTGCAGTACCTGAGGCGGAGCAATGTGGTTGGCTGAAGGATAAATACGGAGTATCATGGCAGATCGTACCAGCGATTATGGGTGAGTTGATGCAAAATAAAGATCCTGAGAAGCAGGCGAAGGTGACCGAAGCCTTCCTCAAGATGAAGAAGTTTGATATTGCTGAATTGATGAGAATTTAA
- a CDS encoding LacI family DNA-binding transcriptional regulator translates to MNLHMVTIKDIAERAGVSFSTVSKALLDSPLVKDKTKQHIHAIAQEMGYQPNFAARRLVSKRSMVIGIIWPSIERAALSALITNLNEQLEQEGYTTLLSMSHIDSAIATFLKFQVDAILVFGDRDETESSLSNNHLSPIPILTYGAASHTLHSAVDVNRGQAIRLAVRHLAELGHRQIAFIGQPEIYDPLQAVKIEAFQNELTQLGLPYKQYSILQMKGLAFHDGYLAAKRLLDNNIKTTAVISGGIDLTSGILRAFNEQGLRVPRDLSVVSYDNLPQMEELEVPMTVVGVALAKIATTITRTLLELIEDPNTIRTVHLEPELVVRRSTQHL, encoded by the coding sequence ATGAATCTTCACATGGTAACGATCAAAGATATCGCTGAGCGGGCAGGCGTCAGCTTCTCCACTGTATCTAAAGCATTGCTTGACAGCCCTCTCGTCAAAGATAAAACGAAACAACATATTCATGCGATCGCCCAGGAGATGGGCTACCAGCCTAACTTTGCAGCTAGGCGGTTAGTGTCCAAAAGAAGTATGGTTATCGGAATTATTTGGCCGTCTATTGAGAGAGCCGCTCTGTCTGCTCTCATCACGAATCTTAATGAGCAGCTTGAGCAAGAAGGCTACACGACGCTCTTATCGATGAGCCACATCGACTCCGCTATTGCCACATTCCTCAAGTTCCAGGTGGATGCTATTCTCGTCTTCGGAGACAGAGATGAGACCGAATCCAGCCTATCTAACAATCACTTGTCACCCATTCCTATTCTTACATATGGTGCAGCCAGTCATACGCTTCATTCAGCAGTCGATGTAAATCGTGGCCAAGCGATTCGGCTAGCCGTTCGCCATCTTGCAGAGCTTGGTCACAGACAGATCGCTTTTATCGGACAGCCCGAAATCTACGATCCTCTTCAAGCTGTTAAGATCGAAGCGTTCCAGAATGAACTCACCCAGCTTGGCCTTCCCTACAAGCAATATTCAATCCTGCAGATGAAGGGTTTAGCTTTTCACGACGGTTATTTAGCTGCCAAGAGACTACTTGACAACAACATAAAAACCACCGCTGTCATTAGCGGTGGTATCGATCTTACTAGCGGTATACTGCGGGCATTTAATGAGCAAGGATTACGTGTGCCTAGAGATCTGTCTGTTGTCAGCTATGATAATCTTCCTCAGATGGAGGAGCTTGAAGTTCCGATGACCGTTGTGGGAGTCGCTCTTGCCAAAATAGCGACAACGATCACAAGAACCCTTCTAGAGCTCATTGAAGATCCGAACACGATTAGAACTGTTCACCTAGAACCTGAGCTTGTTGTTCGTCGTTCAACTCAACATTTGTGA
- a CDS encoding SDR family oxidoreductase: MKCMFNLQNTVSVVIGGNGVLGSAMASALAEAGSRVAIVGRDMDKARTVCEHIEGLGGTAIAIQADATKQGDLEAVLARVLEWGGRVDTLVNASGTNSATPFFEIPMEEWDRIIDVNLKSVVLACQVFGKQMIEQGEGGSIINISSVSSGPPLSRVFTYSVSKAGVNSVTQFLAREFAPNKVRVNAIIPGFFPAEQNRAILSPDRIDSIMRHTPMNRFGEPEELKGTVVYLASAKASSFVTGALLRVDGGFGAMTI, encoded by the coding sequence ATGAAATGTATGTTTAACTTGCAAAATACAGTATCTGTTGTAATCGGTGGGAATGGTGTGCTCGGGAGTGCGATGGCATCTGCGCTTGCAGAGGCTGGATCACGTGTAGCCATCGTTGGTCGCGATATGGATAAGGCTAGAACCGTATGCGAGCATATTGAAGGTCTCGGTGGAACAGCAATCGCTATTCAAGCGGATGCGACCAAGCAAGGCGATCTTGAAGCTGTGCTCGCACGCGTCTTAGAGTGGGGGGGACGAGTGGATACTCTTGTGAATGCCTCAGGGACGAACAGTGCAACACCGTTTTTCGAGATTCCCATGGAAGAGTGGGATCGTATTATTGACGTTAACCTTAAAAGTGTTGTGCTAGCGTGTCAAGTTTTCGGCAAACAAATGATTGAGCAAGGAGAGGGAGGCTCAATTATTAATATTTCTTCTGTTTCTTCTGGTCCACCACTATCTCGTGTGTTCACGTACTCCGTTTCCAAAGCAGGAGTGAATAGCGTGACACAGTTTCTAGCACGGGAGTTTGCACCGAATAAAGTGAGGGTAAACGCCATTATTCCTGGGTTTTTCCCTGCTGAGCAGAACCGCGCGATTTTATCCCCAGACCGAATCGATTCGATCATGCGTCATACTCCGATGAATCGATTCGGTGAACCGGAGGAACTGAAGGGAACAGTCGTTTATTTGGCATCAGCCAAAGCATCCTCATTCGTCACAGGGGCGCTACTTCGCGTAGACGGTGGATTTGGAGCGATGACAATATGA
- a CDS encoding lactate racemase domain-containing protein, whose product MSDILKQLVENTPIPKMVKIRQSFDETKLGDPIGELKKQLQSSEAMKGIAAGQKVAVAVGSRGISRIDELTKTVIDELKSKGAEPFIVPCMGSHGGATDKGQTEVLAHLGIDEERMGCPIRSSMEVVELDRLPNGLPIYCDKIAATEADAIVVINRIKPHTAFRGQIESGLLKMISIGLGKQKGAEACHQLGFKYMAENVPAMARVMMNKLPISFGVAIVENAYDQICRVEVLGTDVMEEREKELLVEAKSRLPKILFDEFDVLVIDYIGKNISGDGADPNITGRYPTPYAHGGPEVNKMVVLDLTPESKGNANGVGTADFTTSRLVEKTDWPGTYANGLTSTVCAPTKQATTLANDRDAIKAAIKTCNILDYTTCRLVHIRDTLHLGTIEISENLVAQALRHPRIEVIEGPYEWTFDEEGFLPK is encoded by the coding sequence ATGAGCGACATTCTTAAACAATTAGTGGAGAACACCCCGATCCCTAAGATGGTGAAGATTAGACAATCCTTTGATGAGACGAAATTAGGTGACCCTATTGGAGAACTCAAGAAACAATTACAGAGCTCAGAGGCGATGAAGGGGATTGCTGCGGGTCAGAAGGTTGCAGTAGCCGTGGGTAGTCGAGGAATTTCACGGATCGATGAATTGACGAAAACCGTTATCGATGAGTTGAAGAGTAAGGGAGCAGAGCCGTTCATCGTTCCTTGCATGGGTAGTCATGGCGGGGCAACAGACAAAGGACAGACGGAGGTGCTGGCTCATCTGGGAATCGATGAAGAGCGGATGGGCTGTCCGATTCGATCTTCAATGGAAGTGGTCGAATTAGATCGCTTACCGAATGGGTTGCCAATCTATTGCGACAAGATTGCCGCAACAGAAGCAGATGCCATCGTAGTAATTAACCGGATCAAGCCACACACCGCATTTCGCGGGCAGATTGAAAGCGGACTGCTCAAAATGATTTCCATCGGATTAGGGAAGCAGAAGGGTGCTGAAGCGTGCCATCAATTAGGCTTTAAGTACATGGCGGAAAATGTACCTGCAATGGCTCGTGTGATGATGAATAAACTTCCGATTTCATTCGGCGTTGCGATCGTTGAGAACGCTTATGACCAGATTTGCCGTGTTGAAGTCCTTGGAACCGATGTCATGGAGGAACGGGAGAAGGAGCTGCTGGTTGAGGCGAAGAGTAGGCTTCCAAAGATTTTGTTCGATGAGTTTGACGTCCTCGTTATTGACTATATTGGGAAAAATATTAGCGGAGATGGAGCAGATCCGAATATTACAGGAAGGTATCCAACTCCCTATGCGCATGGTGGGCCAGAGGTCAATAAGATGGTCGTACTCGATCTAACGCCGGAATCCAAAGGGAATGCGAATGGGGTTGGAACTGCGGATTTCACAACTAGTCGTTTAGTGGAGAAGACGGATTGGCCTGGTACTTATGCGAATGGCCTTACTTCAACAGTATGTGCACCTACGAAGCAGGCAACGACGCTCGCGAATGATCGCGATGCGATAAAGGCAGCGATCAAAACCTGCAATATTCTAGATTATACAACCTGCAGGCTTGTTCATATTCGGGACACCCTTCATCTGGGAACCATTGAAATATCGGAAAATCTCGTTGCTCAAGCACTGCGTCACCCTAGAATTGAAGTGATCGAAGGACCCTATGAGTGGACGTTTGATGAAGAGGGGTTTTTGCCCAAATGA
- a CDS encoding gluconokinase: MNNSLKVVLAVDIGTTSTKTLAVDHSGQLLGSHSIGYPLHTPKAGYAEQDPEVIYEAVVNGIAQVMNQGGWVASDITCVTFSSANHSLILVDANGHALTPSITWADQRSAAQAERMVKDGTGLAIYLRTGTPIHPMSPLVKLVWMREECPELFFSAHQFIGIKEYILNKLFGTMVMDYSIASATGLFNLQSLTWDEEALQVAGVREDQLPRLVPTTERIYGLNKEVAAIMGLAENTPFVVGAQDGVLANLGIGAVEDGVMAVTIGTSSAIRTAVAEPTLDPNGRLFCYTLTEEQWIVGGASNNGAIVTQWISERLFPGRSLDEVLPLAESIAPGANGLLFLPLLSGERAPFWDAEAKGVMFGLTLAHTELHMLRAAMEGILFQVTAIASLMEQAGKKPREIRASGGFAHSTLGCQMLADMLGLPVSVPDLVESSGLGAAQLGLYAMDGCQGPLLRWREQHGKRYEPNDTHHQLYQQLLPLYLSLYDRLKEPMHEISRVQWNTANVSSSKEEGSLDA, translated from the coding sequence ATGAATAATTCATTGAAAGTTGTGCTGGCTGTAGATATCGGAACGACCAGTACGAAGACGTTAGCAGTTGATCATTCGGGTCAGTTGCTCGGTAGCCACTCGATTGGTTACCCGCTTCATACGCCGAAGGCTGGTTACGCTGAGCAGGATCCCGAAGTCATCTATGAAGCTGTAGTGAATGGGATCGCGCAAGTGATGAATCAGGGGGGCTGGGTAGCAAGCGATATTACCTGTGTAACTTTTAGCTCTGCTAATCACAGCTTGATACTGGTCGATGCGAACGGACATGCACTTACACCAAGCATCACCTGGGCGGATCAACGGAGTGCGGCGCAAGCGGAAAGAATGGTGAAGGACGGTACGGGGCTAGCTATCTATCTGCGTACGGGAACTCCGATTCATCCCATGTCTCCACTCGTCAAGCTGGTATGGATGAGAGAGGAGTGTCCAGAGTTATTCTTCTCTGCTCATCAATTCATCGGAATTAAGGAATATATTCTGAATAAGCTATTCGGAACGATGGTGATGGACTATTCGATCGCCAGTGCGACTGGATTATTCAATCTGCAATCGCTGACATGGGATGAAGAGGCACTGCAAGTTGCGGGCGTCCGCGAGGATCAGCTGCCACGGCTCGTGCCGACCACAGAGCGGATTTACGGCTTAAACAAGGAAGTAGCAGCAATCATGGGACTAGCAGAGAATACACCCTTTGTCGTTGGAGCGCAGGATGGTGTGCTTGCTAATCTAGGTATCGGTGCAGTGGAAGACGGTGTGATGGCAGTAACGATTGGAACGAGTAGTGCCATCCGGACAGCTGTCGCGGAGCCGACATTAGATCCGAATGGTCGATTGTTCTGCTACACCTTGACTGAAGAACAGTGGATCGTCGGGGGAGCATCCAATAATGGGGCAATTGTGACACAGTGGATCTCTGAACGTCTGTTCCCAGGGCGTAGCCTGGATGAGGTGCTTCCACTTGCAGAATCAATCGCTCCAGGCGCGAATGGACTACTCTTTCTTCCCTTGTTGTCGGGAGAACGTGCTCCCTTCTGGGATGCAGAGGCTAAGGGGGTCATGTTCGGACTGACACTCGCTCACACCGAGCTACACATGCTCCGCGCTGCGATGGAAGGGATACTTTTTCAAGTTACAGCGATTGCTTCGTTAATGGAGCAAGCGGGTAAGAAACCTCGGGAAATCCGCGCTTCTGGCGGCTTTGCTCACTCCACCTTAGGGTGTCAGATGCTAGCCGATATGCTTGGATTGCCAGTGAGCGTACCCGATCTTGTAGAGAGCTCAGGACTTGGAGCCGCTCAACTGGGCTTATATGCGATGGACGGTTGTCAAGGTCCATTACTGAGATGGCGAGAGCAACATGGAAAACGGTATGAACCGAATGATACCCATCATCAGCTGTATCAACAGCTTCTTCCTCTCTATCTTAGCCTTTATGATCGATTGAAAGAGCCGATGCACGAAATTTCGAGAGTACAGTGGAACACAGCTAACGTGAGCTCATCGAAAGAGGAGGGATCACTCGATGCATGA
- the larE gene encoding ATP-dependent sacrificial sulfur transferase LarE: MHDKYNKLQSILRDMGSVVVAFSGGVDSTFLLDTALKTLGHDRVLAVTADSETYPTEELLEAKQLAKQLGATHVVIETSELSIPGYKENNGNRCYFCKKSLFEHLEPFVKDGVYRQIVYGLIADDMNEHRPGVQAAKERGVRGPLQEAGLFKGEIRDLAREQGVPVWNKPSFACLSSRIAYGEMITVEKLGRVGESEKYIRSLGIEQVRVRSHGDIARIEVEPNRMERLIAHASDITTKLKEFGFMYIAMDLTGYRSGSMNQVLDQGGAKV, encoded by the coding sequence ATGCATGATAAATACAATAAGCTGCAATCCATTTTAAGAGATATGGGATCAGTGGTCGTTGCATTCTCAGGAGGGGTAGATAGCACATTTTTACTCGATACTGCTCTAAAGACACTCGGACACGATCGCGTATTGGCGGTTACCGCAGACTCGGAGACGTATCCGACAGAGGAATTGCTGGAAGCGAAGCAACTAGCGAAGCAGCTTGGAGCCACTCATGTTGTGATCGAGACGTCTGAGCTTAGTATTCCGGGATACAAGGAGAATAACGGAAACCGTTGCTACTTTTGCAAAAAAAGTTTGTTTGAGCATTTAGAGCCGTTCGTGAAGGATGGCGTTTATCGTCAGATCGTCTATGGGCTAATCGCTGATGATATGAATGAGCATCGACCAGGGGTGCAAGCAGCGAAGGAACGCGGTGTGCGAGGCCCCCTTCAGGAAGCGGGATTATTTAAAGGGGAAATTCGTGATCTTGCGCGCGAGCAAGGTGTTCCTGTATGGAATAAACCATCCTTCGCTTGTCTTTCCTCGAGGATCGCATACGGCGAGATGATTACAGTTGAGAAGCTTGGCCGTGTCGGTGAGTCTGAAAAATACATTCGTTCACTTGGCATTGAGCAAGTGAGAGTGCGAAGCCATGGAGACATCGCCCGCATTGAAGTTGAGCCGAACAGGATGGAGCGATTGATCGCTCATGCGTCGGATATCACTACCAAATTGAAAGAGTTCGGATTTATGTATATCGCCATGGATCTGACAGGCTATCGTAGCGGCAGTATGAACCAAGTGCTTGATCAGGGAGGCGCGAAGGTGTGA
- the larB gene encoding nickel pincer cofactor biosynthesis protein LarB codes for MNAFEDHGFVKLDVGREERTGHPEVVFGQGKTAEQVAVIVSRLIEVHGRALVTRASVEMAERVKESYPEATYDEQSRLIRYGQAARKLPGKIAVLTGGTSDIPVAEEAIGTAEWMGCDIDRIFDVGVAGIDRLLAQKERIREASVVIGVAGMEGALISVVGGLVRRPVIAVPTSVGYGANLQGITTLLAMMTSCAAGVTVVNIDNGFGAGYQAAMILQLVAEAT; via the coding sequence GTGAATGCGTTCGAGGATCATGGATTTGTTAAGCTGGACGTTGGTCGCGAGGAACGAACAGGGCACCCAGAGGTGGTGTTTGGGCAAGGGAAGACCGCAGAGCAAGTCGCTGTCATTGTATCCCGACTCATCGAGGTTCATGGTCGGGCTCTTGTGACAAGGGCGTCAGTTGAAATGGCTGAGCGGGTCAAGGAGAGTTACCCAGAAGCCACTTATGATGAGCAATCAAGATTGATCCGATACGGTCAGGCTGCTCGCAAGCTTCCGGGTAAGATCGCTGTTCTAACTGGAGGAACATCGGATATTCCGGTGGCGGAGGAGGCAATTGGAACAGCGGAGTGGATGGGCTGTGACATAGACCGAATATTTGATGTTGGAGTTGCTGGCATTGACCGTCTGTTGGCGCAGAAGGAGCGAATCCGAGAAGCGTCTGTTGTGATCGGAGTTGCTGGGATGGAGGGGGCACTCATTAGTGTTGTTGGAGGCCTTGTTCGCAGACCGGTTATCGCAGTACCGACCTCTGTGGGATATGGAGCGAATCTGCAAGGAATCACGACGTTACTCGCGATGATGACATCGTGTGCAGCGGGTGTGACCGTAGTTAATATCGACAATGGCTTTGGTGCGGGTTATCAGGCAGCAATGATTTTACAATTAGTCGCGGAGGCCACCTAA
- the larC gene encoding nickel pincer cofactor biosynthesis protein LarC, with protein sequence MTLSALVDVGADPEYIIRHLKQLPIDSFQLEFVKVDRRGITAQWLKLSFESGEQERDQDHGHEHHHHHDHEHHHHHHDHEHHHHDHEHHHHDHEHHHHDHEHHHHDHEHHHHDHEHHHHDHEHHHHHEHEHHHHDHEHHHHHDHEHHHHDHEHRKASDIIRMIEHSSLPPRVKERSLKIFNLIAEAEGKIHGMNPADVHFHEVGAMDSILDVIGVCLALESLDVSTIIVSPVPTGTGNLRMAHGLYPIPAPATAELLRGVPLSAFTAQGELTTPTGAGIVKALASSFGTLPAGTIDRIGYGAGTKNYEHPNVVRAILYQPQQVSGTEETIVIIEAQVDDCTGETLGYAMERLFEAGALDVFYTPVYMKKNRPGVLISVLCLEADLDCCEGTLLAETSTFGVRRSRWQRKVLERRWIQVDTPYGIVRVKQAWDKGRIVHQTPEYEDVAQTARSSNISLEAVYREVYKKLEE encoded by the coding sequence ATGACTCTGTCAGCATTGGTAGATGTAGGAGCTGATCCAGAATACATTATCAGGCATTTGAAACAATTGCCGATTGATTCTTTCCAGTTGGAGTTTGTTAAGGTCGATCGACGAGGCATCACTGCACAGTGGCTGAAACTGAGCTTTGAAAGCGGTGAGCAAGAGCGCGACCAGGACCATGGTCACGAGCATCATCACCACCATGATCACGAGCACCACCACCATCATCATGATCACGAGCATCATCACCATGATCACGAGCATCACCATCATGACCACGAGCATCACCATCATGATCACGAGCATCACCATCATGATCACGAGCATCACCATCATGATCACGAGCATCACCATCATGATCACGAGCATCACCATCACCATGAGCACGAGCATCATCATCATGATCACGAGCATCACCATCACCATGATCATGAGCATCATCATCATGATCACGAGCACAGGAAGGCTTCCGACATCATTCGGATGATTGAACATTCCAGCTTACCACCGCGTGTTAAGGAAAGAAGCTTAAAGATCTTTAACTTGATTGCTGAAGCAGAAGGCAAAATTCATGGGATGAACCCTGCCGATGTTCACTTTCATGAGGTTGGTGCGATGGACTCCATCTTGGATGTTATCGGGGTGTGCTTGGCATTGGAGAGTCTTGATGTAAGCACCATCATCGTCTCCCCAGTTCCGACAGGGACGGGTAATCTCCGTATGGCGCATGGCTTATATCCAATTCCTGCACCCGCAACAGCTGAGTTGCTTCGGGGAGTACCATTATCTGCGTTCACGGCTCAGGGTGAGCTGACGACTCCAACAGGAGCAGGTATAGTGAAGGCATTGGCTTCTAGCTTTGGAACGTTACCAGCAGGTACAATTGACCGAATTGGCTACGGCGCAGGTACGAAAAATTATGAACACCCCAATGTCGTTAGGGCGATTCTATATCAACCTCAACAAGTGAGTGGAACGGAAGAAACGATAGTTATTATTGAAGCGCAGGTGGATGACTGCACGGGGGAGACACTCGGCTATGCGATGGAGCGATTATTCGAGGCCGGAGCGCTCGATGTATTTTACACACCGGTCTATATGAAGAAAAATCGTCCGGGCGTACTTATCAGTGTGCTATGCCTTGAAGCTGATCTTGATTGCTGTGAGGGGACATTATTGGCGGAGACGTCCACTTTCGGTGTCAGACGAAGCAGATGGCAACGTAAAGTGCTAGAGCGTCGTTGGATTCAGGTGGACACTCCTTACGGGATAGTTCGGGTGAAACAAGCATGGGACAAAGGTCGTATCGTTCACCAAACTCCAGAATACGAGGATGTTGCTCAAACGGCGCGTTCATCGAATATTTCACTTGAGGCCGTCTATCGTGAGGTATATAAGAAGCTGGAGGAATAG
- a CDS encoding glucuronate isomerase produces the protein MELKLNEIRETALRLATTTPVTDMHTHLYSPEYGQLLLWGIDELLTYHYLISESFRWSNEDYDHFWSMTKREQADWIWQKLFIDHSPVSEAATGFITILQRLGLDVSSRNLNDYRQALEQRSVNEQVNTVMELAGIEKIVMTNDPFDPLERPIWLSGKGKSDPRFYAALRVDALLNDWPHAVKELQSLGYEVQQAWTEQTVAEVRRFLGEWIVRMDALYLAVSMPGDFSYPEEDHRSRMIDDAMIPVCQEQNIPFALMIGVRRRVNPALKLAGDMSMLSDVSAVEALCRRYPNQKFLVTMLARENQHELTVLARKFRNLMIFGCWWFLHIESMVEEMTRFRIELLGTSVIPQHSDCRVFEQLIYKWEHSRKIIGKVLADKYEKLYLSGWHVTEAEIQRDLDDMLNHNFWRFLGKENELSK, from the coding sequence ATGGAACTAAAATTAAATGAAATTCGCGAGACCGCATTGCGCTTAGCTACAACTACACCTGTTACTGACATGCATACGCATCTCTATTCACCAGAATATGGGCAATTACTTCTGTGGGGAATTGATGAATTACTGACCTATCATTACTTAATCTCTGAGTCGTTCCGTTGGTCGAATGAAGATTATGACCATTTCTGGTCGATGACGAAACGTGAGCAAGCGGATTGGATCTGGCAGAAGCTCTTTATCGATCATTCACCTGTAAGTGAAGCAGCAACAGGCTTCATTACGATATTGCAGCGTCTTGGTCTGGATGTATCCTCACGCAACTTGAACGATTATCGGCAGGCACTTGAGCAACGGTCAGTCAACGAACAAGTGAACACAGTCATGGAGCTAGCTGGTATAGAGAAGATCGTAATGACCAATGATCCGTTCGACCCACTAGAGCGTCCAATATGGCTATCGGGTAAGGGGAAGTCAGATCCACGGTTCTATGCCGCACTTCGTGTCGATGCGCTATTGAATGACTGGCCACATGCGGTTAAGGAGCTTCAAAGTCTTGGCTATGAAGTACAGCAAGCGTGGACGGAACAAACTGTTGCAGAAGTTCGCAGATTTCTAGGAGAATGGATTGTGCGTATGGATGCACTCTATCTAGCCGTCTCGATGCCGGGAGACTTCTCCTATCCAGAAGAGGATCATCGCAGTCGGATGATTGATGATGCCATGATTCCAGTCTGTCAGGAGCAGAACATTCCTTTTGCGCTCATGATCGGTGTGCGTAGGAGAGTGAATCCAGCGTTAAAGCTAGCTGGGGATATGAGCATGTTGTCAGATGTGTCGGCAGTGGAAGCCTTATGTCGTCGCTATCCGAATCAGAAATTTCTTGTTACGATGCTCGCAAGAGAGAATCAGCATGAATTAACGGTGCTTGCGCGTAAATTCCGGAATTTAATGATCTTTGGTTGCTGGTGGTTCCTCCATATTGAATCAATGGTCGAAGAGATGACGCGGTTCCGCATCGAACTGCTAGGCACATCCGTCATTCCACAGCATTCGGACTGCCGTGTGTTTGAACAACTCATCTATAAATGGGAGCATTCGAGGAAGATTATCGGTAAGGTGCTCGCGGACAAGTATGAAAAGCTGTATTTGAGTGGGTGGCATGTAACCGAAGCGGAAATTCAACGTGACTTAGACGATATGCTGAATCATAACTTCTGGCGGTTTTTGGGTAAGGAGAACGAATTGTCGAAATAA